The genomic interval GTGGAAATCAGCTCCGGGGCCCTGGATCATTTATCCTGGAGTTGTTTCACGGGTATTGTACCCGATATAGACATTGCCGGATCGTTCTTATTGGTTGCTGTAACAGTGATAGCGCGGGTAGCGTCATCAGGGTTCAGCAGCAGGTCCTGCCCCAGCAATTTTCCTGCACTGGTCGTAAATTTAATAGCAGCTGTATCCAGCGGATAGATCTTTCCGCTACTGAAGGCACCTTCCACATTCAGGTAAAACCGGATGCCTCTTTTCAGGCTGTCGGCATAGTGATTGAAACGGATACTTTCGAGGTGCGGGAGCATTAACGTGGTTGTCAGTGGTTGTGGGTTTTCAGGTACTGTAATAGTAAGCTCTACCTGGTAATGCAGTTTCGCCGCCCGTTGTCTGTCGAGTTGTAAATAGCCGTTCTGGACACTGCCGGCAGAGCTGGTCACTTTGATATTTCTCCAGCGGTAAGCCCCTTGTAAATATCCTTCCGTTTTTCTTACCTGTCCGTTTGCATACCTGAATTCCAACCCTATAGGGATGTGATCATATAATTCGGCTATGGAAGCCGGGTCATAACTGGCAGTAACGCTGGTTATATTGTTTTGCTGTGCCTGGGCATTAAAAAAAAGCAATAACTGCGCGATGATTAAAATGGCTCTCAATGTGTTTTTTACCTGAAAGCTGAAAAAATCATTCCACATTTACAAGTATAGGCGGTTTTTTATGTTTCTTAACAGATGCCGTGGCGCTATGCTATGAGTGTCAATGGCCAGGGAAGAGAAAGGTGCCGGCGCAGATTGGCTGGATGCTATCCTGCAGGTTAGCACTAACCTTTGGTATACTACTAACTATTTAATAGCAATTGTAAATAGTTTTGTCCTGTCAAAAAAATCAAATGAAAACATTAAGGATTGTTTATTGGATCAGCACTGCGATGATAGCATTGATGATGGCATATTCAGGCTATGCCTATTTTACCGATGTAAAAATAGATCAGGCATTTCAGCATCTGGGTTATCCGGCTTACTTCAGAATTGAGCTGGCTATAGCCAAACTGATAGGTGTTGTGTTATTACTCACGCCGGTTGGCAGCAGGATAAAGGAGTGGACATATGCAGGTTTCACCTTTACGTTCATATCCGCAGGTATTGCTCATGTTTTTTCGGGAGACCCAATGCCGGTGCCGGTTGTACCATTTATTTTCCTTGCTGTACTGGCGGTATCCTACTTCACTTATCACAAGTTAAATAAATCAAACTAGCATGAAAAAGATACTAAAAATTATATCCAGTGTTAAGGGGGCTGAATCAAAAAGTACGCAGCTGGCGGATGCAGTTATTGAAAAGCTGATCGTGCAATATCCAGGTAGTACTGTTAATGTAAAAGATCTGGCAAAGGAGCCATACGAGCACTTTCACGAAGGGCATTTAAAAGTGTATGGTGGACTGGGAGAAGTAACACCGGAGGTGATAGCGGGCGTGGAAAAAGCTTCTGAAGAAGCGATCAATGAGTTAATGCATGCGGATATTATTGTGATAGGTGTTCCGATTTACAATTTCAATATTCCCTCAACACTGAAAGCATGGTTGGATCATGTGATGCGCGCAGGAAAAACGTTCTCTTTTGCGAGTGGTCAGAAAGAGGGATTGGTCAATAATAAGAAAGTATATCTGGCTGTGTCATCAGGCGGTATTTATTCCGAAGGACCAATGCAGACATATAATTTTGCTGTTCCGTATCTGGAAGCGTCTCTTGGTTTTATTGGTATAACCGATATCAGCACATTCTGGGCGGAAGGATGTGATATGCCTGGGTACAAGGAGACAGCATTACAGAAGGCGATTGACAAGGTGGCTGTATAGATGATAACTTGCTTTTATCTGATTCAGGATTGCTTACACAACAACGTATAAGTCCCCGGAAATAAACCATTTCCGGGGACTTATACGTTGTTGTGTAAGCAGGTCTTACATATACTTCATGGCTTCGTAGCCCAGTAGCCTCCGCCACAATGCCAGTTGTCCGATACAGTTGGCCTCGCGGTAAGTCTGAAAGGAAACCAGATCAAACACGCTCATTTTCATACCCGGCATTTCAAAGGGCTCATCAA from Chitinophaga filiformis carries:
- a CDS encoding DoxX family protein, translating into MKTLRIVYWISTAMIALMMAYSGYAYFTDVKIDQAFQHLGYPAYFRIELAIAKLIGVVLLLTPVGSRIKEWTYAGFTFTFISAGIAHVFSGDPMPVPVVPFIFLAVLAVSYFTYHKLNKSN
- a CDS encoding FMN-dependent NADH-azoreductase; this encodes MKKILKIISSVKGAESKSTQLADAVIEKLIVQYPGSTVNVKDLAKEPYEHFHEGHLKVYGGLGEVTPEVIAGVEKASEEAINELMHADIIVIGVPIYNFNIPSTLKAWLDHVMRAGKTFSFASGQKEGLVNNKKVYLAVSSGGIYSEGPMQTYNFAVPYLEASLGFIGITDISTFWAEGCDMPGYKETALQKAIDKVAV